The following are encoded in a window of Drosophila simulans strain w501 chromosome 3L, Prin_Dsim_3.1, whole genome shotgun sequence genomic DNA:
- the LOC6737404 gene encoding protein FAM76A isoform X1 produces MSGKVLFACSKCFSRHPYEELSSGQQLCKGCRGSTSVGKCTYCRSEFQPATSKSQSACKKCEHYLGKYGKPSACECCKIVAAFGGSKCMRCASYEAKYGPPVQCDECKLRSAFDRRDENKKVNGKLLCWLCACAYKRALLKAQQEGRIPMSKKRPHEKTSSSHRDSAAAKKPSRNELGKSGSGANNTGVNAVSGAGLDLPDKISRGNGGNGTIAAPAAITVDTNSSDHVVAITYLKERIASLEKRLNQKDKELLEKDKQLTELKGKNFEKENDMRNRLKEVERLHDMKVDNLNRKIASVLKELAVLKKSSNKKAAAISKAEKEIIKRENLSPKEEILATAGPEKPTKASSEPADLDKDEKSRDRDEERSEQGDRASVRSRSASSSPTPSSN; encoded by the exons ATGAGTGGAAAAGTTTTATTCGCCTGCTCCAAGTGTTTCTCGCGCCATCCGTACGAGGAGCTCTCCTCCGGCCAGCAACTATGCAAG ggCTGCCGCGGTTCTACCTCAGTTGGTAAATGTACTTACTGCCGATCGGAGTTTCAACCCGCCAC CAGCAAATCACAGAGTGCCTGCAAGAAGTGCGAACATTATCTGGGGAAGTACGGCAAGCCCAGTGCCTGCGAGTGCTGCAAGATTGTGGCCGCCTTCGGAGGATCCAAGTGCATGCG ATGCGCCAGCTACGAGGCAAAGTACGGACCGCCGGTGCAGTGCGATGAATGCAAGCTGCGATCAGCCTTTGACAGGCGCGACGAGAACAAAAAG GTCAATGGCAAACTGCTTTGCTGGCTGTGTGCCTGCGCCTACAAGCGAGCGCTACTCAAGGCACAGCAGGAGGGCCGTATACCgatgtccaagaagaggccACACGAGAAGACCTCGTCTTCGCACAGAGACAGCGCTGCGGCCAAGAAGCCCTCGCGCAACGAGCTGGGCAAGAGCGGCAGCGGTGCCAATAATACCGGCGTGAATGCCGTGAGCGGAGCTGGATTGGATCTGCCTGACAAGATCTCACGCGGAAATGGTGGTAATGGGACCATTGCAGCGCCTGCTGCCATCACCGTGGACACCAATTCGTCGGATCATGTGGTTGCCATTACATACCTAAAGGAACGCATCGCCAGCCTGGAGAAGCGCCTGAATCAAAAAGACAAAGAGCTGCTCGAAAAAGACAAACAG CTGACCGAACTGAAGGGCAAGAACTTCGAGAAGGAGAACGACATGCGCAACCGGCTGAAGGAAGTGGAGCGTCTGCACGACATGAAGGTGGATAACTTGAACCGCAAGATCGCCAGTGTGCTTAAGGAGCTGGCCGTGCTGAagaagagcagcaacaaaaaggcCGCTGCCATCAGCAAAGCCGAAAAGGAGATCATCAAACGTGAGAATTTATCGCCCAAGGAGGAAATTCTGGCGACAGCGGGGCCGGAAAAACCGACCAAGGCCTCGTCGGAGCCCGCCGATCTTGACAAGGACGAGAAGAGTCGCGATCGAGACGAGGAACGCAGCGAGCAGGGGGATAGGGCCAGTGTGCGGTCACGATCCGCCTCCAGCAGCCCCACGCCCTCGTCCAACTGA
- the LOC6737404 gene encoding protein FAM76B isoform X5 yields MSGKVLFACSKCFSRHPYEELSSGQQLCKGCRGSTSVGKCTYCRSEFQPATKSQSACKKCEHYLGKYGKPSACECCKIVAAFGGSKCMRSMANCFAGCVPAPTSERYSRHSRRAVYRCPRRGHTRRPRLRTETALRPRSPRATSWARAAAVPIIPA; encoded by the exons ATGAGTGGAAAAGTTTTATTCGCCTGCTCCAAGTGTTTCTCGCGCCATCCGTACGAGGAGCTCTCCTCCGGCCAGCAACTATGCAAG ggCTGCCGCGGTTCTACCTCAGTTGGTAAATGTACTTACTGCCGATCGGAGTTTCAACCCGCCAC CAAATCACAGAGTGCCTGCAAGAAGTGCGAACATTATCTGGGGAAGTACGGCAAGCCCAGTGCCTGCGAGTGCTGCAAGATTGTGGCCGCCTTCGGAGGATCCAAGTGCATGCG GTCAATGGCAAACTGCTTTGCTGGCTGTGTGCCTGCGCCTACAAGCGAGCGCTACTCAAGGCACAGCAGGAGGGCCGTATACCgatgtccaagaagaggccACACGAGAAGACCTCGTCTTCGCACAGAGACAGCGCTGCGGCCAAGAAGCCCTCGCGCAACGAGCTGGGCAAGAGCGGCAGCGGTGCCAATAATACCGGCGTGA
- the LOC6737409 gene encoding heat shock protein 27, translating to MSLVPTTYRDLSRELDRPRPLYQPPYDFQLYPYLWDDSRLWWPSPHTSRSDLLRPLDELVSRRVRNQLIQSTPYEWAHPMRWDNYYSGERVHVDEKGFRIDIDVRQFHPHDIVVKTNDDYVIVQGNHNRRDEGSNGLVERHFVRKYLLPRGYNANEVISDISSDGILTIKAPPPPPAKYYTPGERLVRVHETGKLALPWK from the coding sequence ATGTCTCTGGTGCCTACCACATATCGCGATTTGTCGCGCGAATTGGATCGACCCCGTCCGCTCTACCAGCCGCCGTATGATTTCCaactgtatccgtatctgtggGACGATTCGCGTCTCTGGTGGCCATCACCTCACACCAGCAGAAGTGACCTACTCCGACCTCTGGATGAGCTGGTGTCGCGTCGAGTGCGCAACCAGTTGATCCAATCGACGCCGTATGAGTGGGCGCATCCAATGAGGTGGGACAACTACTATTCCGGAGAGCGTGTCCATGTGGATGAGAAGGGCTTTCGGATTGACATCGATGTGCGACAATTTCATCCGCACGACATTGTGGTCAAAACCAATGACGACTATGTCATCGTCCAGGGAAATCACAATCGTCGCGACGAGGGCTCCAATGGCCTCGTGGAGCGGCACTTTGTGAGAAAGTACCTACTGCCCCGCGGATACAATGCCAATGAGGTGATCTCGGACATATCCAGCGATGGCATCCTCACCATCAAGgctccaccaccgccgccagcCAAGTACTACACGCCCGGAGAGAGATTGGTCCGCGTTCATGAAACCGGAAAGCTGGCCCTGCCCTGGAAATAG
- the LOC6737404 gene encoding protein FAM76A isoform X4, giving the protein MYLLPIGVSTRHQITECLQEVRTLSGEVRQAQCLRVLQDCGRLRRIQVHAVNGKLLCWLCACAYKRALLKAQQEGRIPMSKKRPHEKTSSSHRDSAAAKKPSRNELGKSGSGANNTGVNAVSGAGLDLPDKISRGNGGNGTIAAPAAITVDTNSSDHVVAITYLKERIASLEKRLNQKDKELLEKDKQLTELKGKNFEKENDMRNRLKEVERLHDMKVDNLNRKIASVLKELAVLKKSSNKKAAAISKAEKEIIKRENLSPKEEILATAGPEKPTKASSEPADLDKDEKSRDRDEERSEQGDRASVRSRSASSSPTPSSN; this is encoded by the exons ATGTACTTACTGCCGATCGGAGTTTCAACCCGCCAC CAAATCACAGAGTGCCTGCAAGAAGTGCGAACATTATCTGGGGAAGTACGGCAAGCCCAGTGCCTGCGAGTGCTGCAAGATTGTGGCCGCCTTCGGAGGATCCAAGTGCATGCG GTCAATGGCAAACTGCTTTGCTGGCTGTGTGCCTGCGCCTACAAGCGAGCGCTACTCAAGGCACAGCAGGAGGGCCGTATACCgatgtccaagaagaggccACACGAGAAGACCTCGTCTTCGCACAGAGACAGCGCTGCGGCCAAGAAGCCCTCGCGCAACGAGCTGGGCAAGAGCGGCAGCGGTGCCAATAATACCGGCGTGAATGCCGTGAGCGGAGCTGGATTGGATCTGCCTGACAAGATCTCACGCGGAAATGGTGGTAATGGGACCATTGCAGCGCCTGCTGCCATCACCGTGGACACCAATTCGTCGGATCATGTGGTTGCCATTACATACCTAAAGGAACGCATCGCCAGCCTGGAGAAGCGCCTGAATCAAAAAGACAAAGAGCTGCTCGAAAAAGACAAACAG CTGACCGAACTGAAGGGCAAGAACTTCGAGAAGGAGAACGACATGCGCAACCGGCTGAAGGAAGTGGAGCGTCTGCACGACATGAAGGTGGATAACTTGAACCGCAAGATCGCCAGTGTGCTTAAGGAGCTGGCCGTGCTGAagaagagcagcaacaaaaaggcCGCTGCCATCAGCAAAGCCGAAAAGGAGATCATCAAACGTGAGAATTTATCGCCCAAGGAGGAAATTCTGGCGACAGCGGGGCCGGAAAAACCGACCAAGGCCTCGTCGGAGCCCGCCGATCTTGACAAGGACGAGAAGAGTCGCGATCGAGACGAGGAACGCAGCGAGCAGGGGGATAGGGCCAGTGTGCGGTCACGATCCGCCTCCAGCAGCCCCACGCCCTCGTCCAACTGA
- the LOC6737404 gene encoding protein FAM76A isoform X3, which produces MYLLPIGVSTRHQQITECLQEVRTLSGEVRQAQCLRVLQDCGRLRRIQVHAVNGKLLCWLCACAYKRALLKAQQEGRIPMSKKRPHEKTSSSHRDSAAAKKPSRNELGKSGSGANNTGVNAVSGAGLDLPDKISRGNGGNGTIAAPAAITVDTNSSDHVVAITYLKERIASLEKRLNQKDKELLEKDKQLTELKGKNFEKENDMRNRLKEVERLHDMKVDNLNRKIASVLKELAVLKKSSNKKAAAISKAEKEIIKRENLSPKEEILATAGPEKPTKASSEPADLDKDEKSRDRDEERSEQGDRASVRSRSASSSPTPSSN; this is translated from the exons ATGTACTTACTGCCGATCGGAGTTTCAACCCGCCAC CAGCAAATCACAGAGTGCCTGCAAGAAGTGCGAACATTATCTGGGGAAGTACGGCAAGCCCAGTGCCTGCGAGTGCTGCAAGATTGTGGCCGCCTTCGGAGGATCCAAGTGCATGCG GTCAATGGCAAACTGCTTTGCTGGCTGTGTGCCTGCGCCTACAAGCGAGCGCTACTCAAGGCACAGCAGGAGGGCCGTATACCgatgtccaagaagaggccACACGAGAAGACCTCGTCTTCGCACAGAGACAGCGCTGCGGCCAAGAAGCCCTCGCGCAACGAGCTGGGCAAGAGCGGCAGCGGTGCCAATAATACCGGCGTGAATGCCGTGAGCGGAGCTGGATTGGATCTGCCTGACAAGATCTCACGCGGAAATGGTGGTAATGGGACCATTGCAGCGCCTGCTGCCATCACCGTGGACACCAATTCGTCGGATCATGTGGTTGCCATTACATACCTAAAGGAACGCATCGCCAGCCTGGAGAAGCGCCTGAATCAAAAAGACAAAGAGCTGCTCGAAAAAGACAAACAG CTGACCGAACTGAAGGGCAAGAACTTCGAGAAGGAGAACGACATGCGCAACCGGCTGAAGGAAGTGGAGCGTCTGCACGACATGAAGGTGGATAACTTGAACCGCAAGATCGCCAGTGTGCTTAAGGAGCTGGCCGTGCTGAagaagagcagcaacaaaaaggcCGCTGCCATCAGCAAAGCCGAAAAGGAGATCATCAAACGTGAGAATTTATCGCCCAAGGAGGAAATTCTGGCGACAGCGGGGCCGGAAAAACCGACCAAGGCCTCGTCGGAGCCCGCCGATCTTGACAAGGACGAGAAGAGTCGCGATCGAGACGAGGAACGCAGCGAGCAGGGGGATAGGGCCAGTGTGCGGTCACGATCCGCCTCCAGCAGCCCCACGCCCTCGTCCAACTGA
- the LOC6737406 gene encoding heat shock protein 67B3 — protein MPDIPFVLNLDSPDSMYYGHDMFPNRMYRRLHSRQHHDLDLHTLGLIARMGAHAHHLVANKRNGELAALGRGGASNKQGNFEVHLDVGLFQPGELTVKLVNECIVVEGKHEEREDDHGHVSRHFVRRYPLPKEFDSDAIVSTLSEDGVLNITVPPLVSKEELKERIIPIKHVGPSDLFQNGNGHKEAAPAASASEPETK, from the coding sequence ATGCCAGACATTCCCTTTGTCTTGAATTTGGACTCCCCGGACTCCATGTACTACGGCCACGATATGTTCCCGAATCGCATGTACAGGCGATTGCATTCGCGACAGCATCATGATCTTGATTTGCACACCCTGGGTCTGATTGCCCGGATGGGTGCACATGCCCATCACCTGGTGGCCAATAAAAGGAACGGAGAGCTGGCTGCCTTGGGCCGTGGTGGAGCCTCGAATAAGCAGGGCAATTTCGAGGTCCATCTGGATGTGGGACTCTTTCAGCCAGGTGAACTGACCGTCAAACTGGTCAACGAGTGCATCGTGGTCGAGGGAAAACACGAGGAGCGCGAGGACGATCACGGACATGTATCCCGGCACTTTGTTCGCCGCTATCCGCTGCCCAAGGAGTTCGATTCGGATGCCATTGTTTCCACTTTGTCGGAGGATGGAGTTCTTAATATCACGGTTCCACCATTAGTTTCCAAGGAGGAGCTCAAGGAGCGCATCATACCCATCAAGCATGTGGGTCCATCGGATCTCTTCCAGAATGGAAACGGTCATAAGGAGGCCGCTCCAGCAGCTTCCGCTTCAGAGCCAGAAACCAAGTGA
- the LOC6737410 gene encoding heat shock protein 26, translating into MSLSTLLSLVDELQEPRSPIYELGLGLHPHSRYVLPLGTQQRRSINGCPCASPVCPSSPAGQVLALRREMANRNDIHWPATAHVGKDGFQVCMDVAQFKPSELNVKVVDDSILVEGKHEERQDDHGHIMRHFVRRYKVPEGYKAEQVVSQLSSDGVLTVSIPKPQAIEDKSKERIIQIQQVGPAHLNVKSNDSEVKGKDGKENGAPNGKDK; encoded by the coding sequence atgtcGCTATCTACTCTGCTTTCGCTTGTGGACGAACTCCAGGAGCCCCGCAGCCCCATCTATGAGCTGGGACTGGGATTGCATCCGCATTCCCGCTACGTGCTGCCACTTGGCACTCAGCAGCGCCGTTCCATCAACGGATGCCCTTGCGCATCGCCGGTATGCCCATCGTCGCCCGCCGGCCAGGTTTTGGCTCTACGTCGCGAGATGGCCAACCGCAACGACATCCACTGGCCGGCAACCGCCCATGTGGGCAAGGATGGATTCCAGGTGTGCATGGACGTCGCCCAGTTCAAGCCGAGTGAGCTCAACGTGAAGGTGGTGGACGACTCCATCTTGGTCGAGGGCAAGCATGAGGAACGCCAGGACGACCACGGTCACATCATGCGCCACTTTGTGCGCCGCTACAAGGTTCCCGAGGGCTACAAGGCGGAGCAAGTGGTCTCGCAGCTGTCGTCGGATGGCGTGCTCACCGTCAGCATTCCCAAGCCGCAGGCCATCGAGGACAAGTCCAAGGAGCGCATAATTCAAATCCAGCAAGTGGGACCTGCTCACCTCAACGTTAAGTCGAACGATAGCGAGGTGAAGGGCAAGGACGGCAAGGAGAACGGAGCACCCAACGGCAAGGACAAGTAA
- the LOC6737407 gene encoding heat shock protein 22: MRSLPMFWRMAEEMARMPRLSSPFHAFFHEPPVWSVALPRNWQQIARWQEQEFAPPATVNKDGYKLTLDVKDYSELKVKVLDESVVLVEGKSEQQEAEQGGYSSRHFLRRFVLPEGYEADKVTSTLSSDGVLTISVPNPPGVQETLKEREVTIEQTGEPAKKSAEEPNNKASQ; encoded by the coding sequence ATGCGTTCCTTACCGATGTTTTGGCGCATGGCCGAGGAGATGGCCCGGATGCCACGCCTCTCCTCGCCCTTTCACGCCTTCTTCCACGAGCCGCCCGTTTGGAGTGTGGCGCTACCGAGGAACTGGCAGCAGATTGCCCGctggcaggagcaggagttcGCTCCGCCGGCCACCGTTAACAAGGATGGCTACAAACTCACCCTGGACGTCAAGGACTACAGCGAGCTGAAGGTCAAGGTGCTGGACGAGAGCGTTGTCCTGGTGGAGGGCAAAtcggagcagcaggaggccGAACAAGGTGGCTATAGCTCCAGGCACTTCCTGCGCCGCTTCGTCCTGCCGGAAGGATACGAGGCGGACAAGGTGACCTCGACGCTGAGCAGCGACGGCGTCCTGACCATCAGTGTGCCCAATCCGCCAGGCGTGCAGGAGACACTCAAGGAGCGTGAGGTGACCATCGAGCAGACTGGCGAGCCGGCAAAGAAGTCCGCCGAGGAGCCAAACAACAAAGCCAGTCAGTAG
- the LOC6737405 gene encoding adrenodoxin-like protein 1, mitochondrial: MFCLLLRRSAVHNSCKLISKQIAKPAFYTPHNALHTTIPRRHGEFEWQDPKSKDEIVNITYVDKDGKRTKIQGKVGDNVLYLAHRHGIEMEGACEASLACTTCHVYVQHDYLQKLKEAEEQEDDLLDMAPFLRENSRLGCQILLDKSMEGMELELPKATRNFYVDGHKPKPH, encoded by the exons atgttttgtttacttttgcgCCGCTCTGCAGTTCATAATTCCTGCAAATTAATCAGTAAACAGATTGCCAAGCCCGCGTTCTACACACCCCACAATGCCCTGCACACCACAATAC CGCGGCGGCATGGCGAGTTCGAATGGCAGGATCCCAAGTCCAAGGATGAAAT AGTGAACATCACGTATGTGGACAAGGATGGGAAGCGCACCAAAATCCAGGGCAAAGTGGGCGACAATGTTCTGTACTTGGCCCATCGCCATGGGATCGAGATGGAGGGCGCCTGTGAGGCTTCGCTGGCCTGCACCACCTGTCACGTGTACGTCCAGCATGATTACCTGCAAAAGTTGAAAGAggccgaggagcaggaggacgATCTGCTGGACATGGCGCCATTTCTGCGCGAGAACTCCCGGCTCGGCTGTCAGATACTCCTCGACAAGAGCATGGAGGGCATGGAACTGGAGCTGCCCAAGGCCACCAGGAACTTCTACGTCGATGGGCACAAGCCCAAGCCACATTAA
- the LOC27207558 gene encoding rhodanese domain-containing protein CG4456 isoform X1 — translation MDLLRPAGKSVVIQLANLLLRPLTTMATYEQVKDVPNHPDVYLIDVRRKEELQQTGFIPASINIPLDELDKALNLDGSAFKNIYGRSKPEKESRIIFTCRSGNRVLEAEKIAKSQGYSNVVIYKGSWNEWAQKEGL, via the exons ATGGATCTTCTACGCCCAGCTGGAAAGTCAGTTGTTATTCAGCTGGCGAACCTGTTGCTCCGTCCCCTAACCACAATGGCCACGTACGAACAGGTTAAGGATGTGCCCAACCATCCGGATGTGTATCTTATCGACGTTCGGCGGAAGGAAGAGCTCCAGCAGACGGGCTTCATTCCAGCCAGCATTAATATACCCT tGGATGAACTGGACAAGGCTCTAAATCTGGATGGATCTGCTTTCAAGAACATATACGGAAGATCGAAGCCGGAGAAGGAGTCGCGAATCATATTCACCTGCCGTTCGGGAAATCGTGTCTTGGAAGCAGAGAAAATTGCCAAAAGTCAGGGATACAGCAA TGTTGTGATCTACAAAGGCTCCTGGAATGAATGGGCTCAAAAGGAGGGACTTTGA
- the LOC27207558 gene encoding rhodanese domain-containing protein CG4456 isoform X2, whose translation MATYEQVKDVPNHPDVYLIDVRRKEELQQTGFIPASINIPLDELDKALNLDGSAFKNIYGRSKPEKESRIIFTCRSGNRVLEAEKIAKSQGYSNVVIYKGSWNEWAQKEGL comes from the exons ATGGCCACGTACGAACAGGTTAAGGATGTGCCCAACCATCCGGATGTGTATCTTATCGACGTTCGGCGGAAGGAAGAGCTCCAGCAGACGGGCTTCATTCCAGCCAGCATTAATATACCCT tGGATGAACTGGACAAGGCTCTAAATCTGGATGGATCTGCTTTCAAGAACATATACGGAAGATCGAAGCCGGAGAAGGAGTCGCGAATCATATTCACCTGCCGTTCGGGAAATCGTGTCTTGGAAGCAGAGAAAATTGCCAAAAGTCAGGGATACAGCAA TGTTGTGATCTACAAAGGCTCCTGGAATGAATGGGCTCAAAAGGAGGGACTTTGA
- the LOC6737404 gene encoding protein FAM76A isoform X2, translating into MSGKVLFACSKCFSRHPYEELSSGQQLCKGCRGSTSVGKCTYCRSEFQPATKSQSACKKCEHYLGKYGKPSACECCKIVAAFGGSKCMRCASYEAKYGPPVQCDECKLRSAFDRRDENKKVNGKLLCWLCACAYKRALLKAQQEGRIPMSKKRPHEKTSSSHRDSAAAKKPSRNELGKSGSGANNTGVNAVSGAGLDLPDKISRGNGGNGTIAAPAAITVDTNSSDHVVAITYLKERIASLEKRLNQKDKELLEKDKQLTELKGKNFEKENDMRNRLKEVERLHDMKVDNLNRKIASVLKELAVLKKSSNKKAAAISKAEKEIIKRENLSPKEEILATAGPEKPTKASSEPADLDKDEKSRDRDEERSEQGDRASVRSRSASSSPTPSSN; encoded by the exons ATGAGTGGAAAAGTTTTATTCGCCTGCTCCAAGTGTTTCTCGCGCCATCCGTACGAGGAGCTCTCCTCCGGCCAGCAACTATGCAAG ggCTGCCGCGGTTCTACCTCAGTTGGTAAATGTACTTACTGCCGATCGGAGTTTCAACCCGCCAC CAAATCACAGAGTGCCTGCAAGAAGTGCGAACATTATCTGGGGAAGTACGGCAAGCCCAGTGCCTGCGAGTGCTGCAAGATTGTGGCCGCCTTCGGAGGATCCAAGTGCATGCG ATGCGCCAGCTACGAGGCAAAGTACGGACCGCCGGTGCAGTGCGATGAATGCAAGCTGCGATCAGCCTTTGACAGGCGCGACGAGAACAAAAAG GTCAATGGCAAACTGCTTTGCTGGCTGTGTGCCTGCGCCTACAAGCGAGCGCTACTCAAGGCACAGCAGGAGGGCCGTATACCgatgtccaagaagaggccACACGAGAAGACCTCGTCTTCGCACAGAGACAGCGCTGCGGCCAAGAAGCCCTCGCGCAACGAGCTGGGCAAGAGCGGCAGCGGTGCCAATAATACCGGCGTGAATGCCGTGAGCGGAGCTGGATTGGATCTGCCTGACAAGATCTCACGCGGAAATGGTGGTAATGGGACCATTGCAGCGCCTGCTGCCATCACCGTGGACACCAATTCGTCGGATCATGTGGTTGCCATTACATACCTAAAGGAACGCATCGCCAGCCTGGAGAAGCGCCTGAATCAAAAAGACAAAGAGCTGCTCGAAAAAGACAAACAG CTGACCGAACTGAAGGGCAAGAACTTCGAGAAGGAGAACGACATGCGCAACCGGCTGAAGGAAGTGGAGCGTCTGCACGACATGAAGGTGGATAACTTGAACCGCAAGATCGCCAGTGTGCTTAAGGAGCTGGCCGTGCTGAagaagagcagcaacaaaaaggcCGCTGCCATCAGCAAAGCCGAAAAGGAGATCATCAAACGTGAGAATTTATCGCCCAAGGAGGAAATTCTGGCGACAGCGGGGCCGGAAAAACCGACCAAGGCCTCGTCGGAGCCCGCCGATCTTGACAAGGACGAGAAGAGTCGCGATCGAGACGAGGAACGCAGCGAGCAGGGGGATAGGGCCAGTGTGCGGTCACGATCCGCCTCCAGCAGCCCCACGCCCTCGTCCAACTGA